One Triticum dicoccoides isolate Atlit2015 ecotype Zavitan chromosome 4B, WEW_v2.0, whole genome shotgun sequence genomic window carries:
- the LOC119294841 gene encoding probable ascorbate-specific transmembrane electron transporter 2, translated as MAIGGIIGGHHRHSVVASRVAMFAHLLFLTTAVLMLVWLLRFRGGINIQSDDPEQIFNVHPFVMTWGFILLIGEAILVYTTIPMNHRAQKMVHMLVHLVAFILGVFGIYAAFKFHNVAVVPDLLSLHSWIGIGAISLFALQWLIGFAVFWMPGTHEHTRAAAAPVHVAGGLVIFLLAVCAAQTGLVQKSASATPGTEARLINVTGLFIVFYGVTVAATVMLRIATRYQ; from the exons ATGGCGATCGGCGGGATCATCGGCGGCCACCACCGGCACTCCGTGGTGGCGTCGCGCGTGGCCATGTTCGCGCACCTGCTCTTCCTCACCACCGCCGTGCTCATGCTCGTCTGGCTCCTCCGCTTCCGCGGCGGCATCAACATACAGTCCGACGACCCTGAGCAGATCTTCAAC GTCCATCCCTTTGTGATGACATGGGGGTTCATTCTTCTCATCGGCGAAG CCATACTGGTGTACACGACGATCCCGATGAACCACCGGGCGCAGAAGATGGTGCACATGCTGGTGCACCTGGTGGCCTTCATCCTCGGCGTCTTCGGCATCTACGCGGCCTTCAAGTTCCACAACGTGGCCGTGGTGCCGGACCTGCTCAGCCTCCACTCCTGGATCGGCATCGGCGCCATCTCCCTCTTCGCGCTGCAGTGGCTCATCGGCTTCGCCGTCTTCTGGATGCCCGGCACGCACGAGCACACGCGCGCCGCCGCGGCCCCCGTGCACGTCGCGGGAGGGCTCGTCATCTTCCTCCTGGCCGTGTGCGCCGCGCAGACGGGGCTCGTCCAGAAGAGCGCCAGCGCCACGCCCGGCACCGAGGCCAGGCTCATCAACGTCACCGGCCTCTTCATCGTCTTCTACGGGGTCACCGTCGCGGCCACCGTCATGCTGCGCATCGCCACGCGCTACCAGTAG